GTTCTATCTCATCTTCTGACAAACCTGGTCTGACCAAACTGATGCAACAGTCCCTGCTTGGCAGAACTGAGTCTTCCATGTTAATACAACTTATGATGTAATTTCTGTGTCTCTGTAGGTGGGAAAGATGAGCAGCTGGCTCCACTTTAGGACTGTGCTTGCCGAAATGGCTCTACAGGCCTCACCCAAATGAGCAGAGAATAGAGTCTGAAAGCGCTTAGCAAGCAATGTAATACTCCACggaaggaggagaaaactgTCAGGACTAAATCAGGGATGCAGGGGTTTAATGATTCAGCTGTTctgagggagggagcagagttCTTGATTTGCAGGCGAGCAAAGACTTTATTCTGACACTGCAGCAACAAAAGCAATGCTTAGCTGtctgcccccccccctttttttccccccctcaatACAGAGTCTGTTATCGAAGACAGCTTTTCCTTCATCTGGGACAAAGGTCCCACCCAAAGGCTTCCGACATCTGAGATTTACTCCTGGTGCTGAACTGGATGACTCTACCCAAGCATCTCTTGTCAACCTTAACCCCTTTACACCAGAGTCGTATCGACAAATGCTCTTTCTTCCTAATGCCAAGCAGAAGACCAGAGGAGAGCTGTAAGTGAACTACCCTTACATAATAGGCTGGAAGGAGGCTGTGAGTAGTAATGATGGAGATGTCTGGTACCTGGACTTGTTTGCTAACAATGAATCATTCACTTCTGTAGTATTCATTGTTGCAGAGCAAACACTATCAGACACACGAAGGTATTAGAAACATAAATAGAGTAAGTTGTGTCCTTTTGTTCAGAAATGTAAGTGAAGCATCAACAGCTAATCTCAATGCTATGGCTGTAGGGGAAAATTGTACCTCTCTTTCTTGGCAATGGGTGGAGTGGAGCTTGATTCAGTTATGCTTATACCCACAGCTTGGAAGAAATTAGATGCATGTTTGCATGTAATACAACTTTTAAGATGGGTGCAGGCTATTGCTGAACTGCAAAAGCTCCAGATCTCATTTGGGTTAACCAAGACACAAATACCTGTGCACTACAGCTCCTGGCCCTGACTGTAACAGATGCGCAGCTGGGATTCCCCTTTGAAATTGCAGTGGAGCAGTTCTCTTCACTAGGAGCTTGTTGTGCAAGGTCATTGTCCAATGCAGCTTCCCAATAATAACTTGGCCAGGAGAATGATGCCCCTGAACAATCATTCAGTCCTGTGAGCAGTACTGATGTTGATATGTGGAGGCTTTCTAATGGGAACAGAAGGCTTCCTAGCCTGGGACTACAGTCTTTAAGGCCTCAACTAGAAACTGGTTGCGTATTAACACTCTACAAAAcacatatttaatttaattaaactgTGAAACAAGGCTTGGAGATtctcttgaaaaatattttcatttcaaatctCAGTTGGATTGCTGCCTTGAAATGATAAATCCAGACTTTCTTAAACTTCTGTTATAGGAGGGATCCTGATCcaagaagtaaaacaaaacgGGAGCTACCTACATCGGTGAGTGTCTGTATATTTCACCCCCACAGAGAGGATAAGATGCTTGTAAAGATTTGGTGCTTGATGAAATCTATTCTGCTTTTGGAGTACAAATCATCGTGGCATGACAGAGGATGAATACTTATGACAGAATAATCCCAAGCTGAATGTTTTATGTTAACATTTGTTTGAGACAAACTTGGAAATGATTCTTATCTCTAAAGGAAGCCTGCACTAAAGCAGATCTGACACTTTGACAAGTAAGCCTAAAAACTCATTGATTTTTGGTCAGGAGGTCTTCCTAGGAAATATAACGTAATTTAGGTTCCTTAGGGAGAACTGTACTGCTGTATTATTGAGTTGGTATAAATAGTGACTGTACCTTTGTGGTTTGAAAAAGCAGGTTTATTGCTGTTTGAATGAATTGGTGTACTGAGCATCTTTGGATGCTTCTATATTGCAAATAATATATGGAACTGCACTGCAAAAACACAGGTGGTGAGCCGAACAGCTCTGGTGTGGATAAGTACTGAAGGCAGAGTTTCAATTGCAGCAGTTACAATGGCAAACTCCTGAAGCAAGGCAGCAAGTTCtgcacttcagaaagaaaatgtccaGCTGCGGGGTGTCTGTGTGCCTTGAGGCCCAAGGGAAGGTCCCTTTACAGCTTATGTAGCTACAGGACAGCAAATGCTGTCTTGCAACTCAAACCTACGTTCTCTTGCTGTTGTTGATGTCTGTGCTTTCCTGGCAAGTCTCAGTGGTAGGGTGTGCTGACCTGGCTGCATGGGGCAGGGTGTGAGGTATCATGTACCCCCACTTGCACTGGCAGAGATGGGCAGCTGGTGTGCGAAAACATACCTTGCAGCCTTCTTCCTTATTCCCAATTTATCTGGGGGAAGGTACTCATCCAGCTGGTTTCTGGAAAGCAAGCCAAGCCTGAATTAAATATCTGACTTCAGATGAGGAAAAAGTCTCAATTTTCTTGAGCAGCTCCTCGAAGGAAGTCTCTTGTCTTGTGCAAGTAGAATTGTTCATTGTAATTGTGACTTAGGCTTACTGAAGAATAATGGTACCCTCTGGCCGACAAGACTGGTATTGCAGAAAAACTTATctgcatggaaaaaatacagctgcaGACTAAATATTCTACTAGGTAACATCCAGAGCTACCACAATTTATCCCCCCTGGAAGAAAGCCTCAAATAACTTGACTTACTGAAATATTCTGATGGAGTGCTGATTAGATTGAATATGTAATATGGACACAAAATTGTGTACTAGTAAGTATCTTTATTCCCTGAGCTTTTTAAGATACTATAAAATATAGCTGCCTTATGAAATACAACCTGTTGTGAAGGGTTGCTGGCTTGTACGGGCCACATCCTGCTGGCTGTGAGGACCAACTCTTTACTCCCACCCTTTAAGGTCATATATACCATATACTACAGCAATCACAGAAGAGGTTTCTGTGGAAACCAGTGTGCAACATGAGCCATTGTCCCCGTAAGGGATGCAGGAGGATGAAGAGAAGTTACTTAGTCCACTCTCTCATTGTTCACTTCATGCTTCACTGCTTATCTCTTCTTTACTTATCTCCCCTTCAGTTATTTTCCTGTCAGTTGGCATCACGCTACAACCAGTACCAGCAGCTCCTATTTCCCTAATAACCATTAGTGTAGCAATAATGATGTTCCAGCTGTTCTGCAGGCTTTCAGCCCTTTGTGGAAAAGTGGCTCCTGGTGAGAAATTGCTGGGAATACAAACAGATACACTGAGATCTGCTAAACTGCCATTAGTCAACAGCTGGTACCTCAAAACATGATGAGAGCCTGAAATCATGCAGAATGTccttgctgcaggctgccttAGATGCCAGAGTAAAGCAGTTCTTGCATAGCTGTGCTTGCATTAAGCAAACACAATGAACTTCTGAGCTCAAAATAGGCAATAGCACTTGTTTAAATAAATTCAGTACAGGAGTCTAATTCAGAGGTACTAGATGTCCATCTAGTAATGGAGGCTAATAATCAGGGGCTGGCAATGGGTTATCTTGAGCCTGCAGTAGCTGAGCAGAAGGCAagtattttgttgttgcttgCTGTTCATCCCCGACTCCATTAGCCACAGGTCTAGACAATGGGTAGGGTTCCAAAGGAAGAGGCGTGATAGTCATAACGCAAGGAGGGTTAGGCACATACAATGAGCTGACCACTTTTGTTAGGTAGTCAGGAAAATAAGCACAACGTGCTTAAGAGAAAGGGAGCATTTCAAGAAGGAACTTTCACAGTGGGAAAGGGAGCAACATGGGTGCTTTGTGACAAGTGCGAACCAGCTCTAAAAACATGATGGGTATTACTATCTAAATATTTAAACTCATACTTGCCTTGTTTTTGTGACCTTGTAGAGATACCCTCTGAAAGAGAGCAACATGGTTTCCCGTTACAAGAAGGAGTTCCTGGAGCTAGAAAGAATTGGTGTGGGGGAATTTGGCTCTGTCTACAAGTGCATCAAACGCCTTGACGGATGTGTTTATGCCATCAAACGCTCCAAAAAGCCTCTGGCAGGGTCCTCTGATGAGTGAGTGTGCTAGCTAGAAACTGCCAGATGAAATGATGGGCATGTTCTTGGGAGGTGTGATGGGAGGGAGTGTGGATCTAAAGGTATCTGAGGGGTGGCATAAGCAAAAACTGGCTGCTGTTGCACTGCCAACACATAGCAGGGAGAATGGGGGAAGTTACCACTTTAGGGCTATCAGATATAAATGcctgagaaagggaagaagacaCATACATTGCAAAGAGAGATGATAGTTTACCTGAACTCCTCATGTCCATGCAGCTGgtatctttaaaataataactgtCAGACAGCTGATTTGTGGTATGTCCTTGCCCTGCTGTGTGGCCAGCACTGCTTGCATTGACCAGCTAATGTTGTCCTGCATGCTAAAGCAAAGCCTTTGAAGCTGCCTTTACCTCTTTAACAAGCCTTGCTCAGTGATCTATGTTTTTTAACAGCTGCTCAGCACATTTGAGCATGGCTAAGTTTTGCTTCAGCAGTTGTGAGAGCCAGACAGTCTGCCAAAACCCAAGAGAAAGTTCTAAACACTTCTACTTTCCCTTTCCCAAGCAAGGCTGCAAACCAGGCTTCCCCTTCTGGTCCCAAGGAGGACCGTGTCACCCTGTCACACTGCTTTCTCTGTGCATGCTTCTCCAGGCACGTGGCACTGCGCGAGGTTTATGCTCATGCCGTCCTTGGACACCACCCCCATGTTGTGCGCTACTACTCGGCATGGGCAGAGGATGACCATATGATCATCCAAAATGAGTACTGTGATGGTAAGAGCTGTGGTGTTGTTAAAGCCTGACATCTTGGGATGGGTGCAGGTACTGCTTTTGTACTTGAAGATGGAACGTTTTGGTTTACAGTTAGGCAAGCTGCACTGGGGCTACAGTGCCATGGAGAATCCAGTAAGGGTTCATAATATTTAGACAAAGCTCTGAATGGTGCTAATGCCTTACAAGATGTGAATACCCTCTAATTTGTGGGAATTTAAAACCTGTTTGTCTGTATCAGCTGGCCTGGGACAAGTATTCCTCATGCTGATGCTTAGAGCTGTGTCTGGGACTGCTCAGGTAAAACCTGATCTGAGTGACTTGAGCAGGTAAGCTAAGCGCATGTATCTTGGAAACAAACCCTTCTTAACGGAGGGGAGTAATGATCTGAAGAATGACTAGGGCTCAACAGCTGCAGAGCAATGGCGCTAAATAATGAGGTAAACTATAAGtggggtgctgcaggcagggtaGTACACTTGTACTTGAGTTTGCCCTTGGCAAACTCCCAAACATTGGGAGACATTGTAAAAGACAACTCTGCTACCAGAGGAACTGAAAGCAAATACGTAGCTCTCGTCTTTCAactgcttctgcagtgctggggctcaGTGATGAGTGGTGATAGCTGTTTGGAGTAATGACTTCAAATCTGGTCGAGGTAACCATCAAATTGGTTATCATTGCTGCAGCACTGATGCATTTCTTGTGTTCCAGAGGATGAACACCCGAGACTAAAGGAAAGGTGCTGAAAAGCAGGTTGATGGGGAAGAGGGGTTACGGTATTGGCTAGTCCTGAAATAGCCATTGTGCCTTGATGGAGACCCACAAAACTCTTTGTGTCAAATGTCAACATTCCTCAATCAAATCTGCTAGTGGGAGCTTAACTTCCTTGCTCCACCATTCACATACCTGGTTTTTGCCTGTTAGCATGGGAAAAGTAACTAGCTTTTACACTTTTGGCATGCAGCAGCATCATTATCAGGTCAGCCTTTCTGGTGCTGTAGGTAGAACTGCAGTTGCTCAGTCCTTGGCTAGTAGAAAGGCTGAAGCCAAATGGTGATATTCTAGTTTGATCACTAGAGCATATATAACTGGTCTGGTCAGGGTTTGTCACTAGCAAGCCTGCACTTTCTCTGGGCAACAGTTTCTACTAAGCTATTTTGAACATGCTGCTCCATAAAATCTTTGTCAGGTCTGACCGACTGTTTTCACCTAGGTGGGAGTCTCCAGGACGTGCTGCTGGAAAATGCAAAGCTCGGCCACTATTTCTCAGAAACGGAGCTGAAAGAAATATTGTTACAAGTCTCCATGGGGCTAAAATACATCCACAACTCTGGCCTTGTGCACCTGGATATCAAGCCCAGTAAGTATAGCACTCCCCTCCTTTGTGAAGGGTTCTCCAAGTgatgctgcagggacagcacCTGTAACAGGTCCTTCTGGCTGGACCTATTACAGTGCTTCAAAGGAAAGAGGACTTTGCCTTACAAGGTAAAtgtcttgtgggttttttggtttggttttttttttatcttgccaTTATTGCTGATTTGAGACTGAGACTTTGCTGACAGTTGGCAGCATTTTACTTCTGTCTCAGTCTTCGTAATCCTAGCGCATGGGAATTGCTTTGATACTGGTGGAGCAAGTAGGGCTGCTAATGATGATGGGGAGTTCCATATTTGTGGTTGTCTAGTTGCACAACACTTGACCTTTGCATGTGAGAGCTGAGGAGTGAATATTCATTGTACCTACTCTGAGAGATTAAGTTCCTGCAAAAAGCAATACaagcttttctctctgcagctgagGGTGGGTGCCCCTGGGGCAATACTCTCCCCAGTGTCACAGAGTTATATTCTTATAGCAGAGCTCACTTTTCCTGATGAAAGTGCTTCTGTCCTGGGGGGGCAAGGCAGAGGGGAGGGGTGGAAAAGTTGGTAACACTGCGATATTTTATGCATAAGATACAGCTGTCTTTTGCCAGCTGTATTGCTGAGTATGTGAGCTGGGCAGAAAGCAGACTAACAGGTGGGAAGCACATGTGTAGTTTGGCTGCAAAACTGAACTAGCTTAACTGTGATTTTTACAAAGCTGtcaggctgctgcagtgtggcTACTGCTATCACACAACTGCTAAACATCACTGTCTTGCAGGTAATATCTTCATCTGTCACAAGCTGGCAGTTTCGAGCCCAGCTGGGCAGGATGAGAGCGACAGTGAAGATGAATTATCTTCTAGTGTGGTGTATAAGATTGGTAGGTTTAAGCCGCACTTTAAAACTGGTTTAAGATTAGGGCTGCTCACCACTGCTTGATATTGCTCTGTCCTGCTGGCTGAAGAGACTTGCATAATAAACTGGCAACAGAGTCCTGAATGCCTTTGCTACTTACCAGAGTTAATTCCTTTAAAGAGACAAGCCCTAGAAAACTCATGTGCTTGTTTCCAAGCCCAGATTCCTGAGTAGGAGCAAGCTTGCTCTCTTACACAGTATTTCCCAATTGCTCTGCTGGTGCCTATGAAATGCAAGCTTTTATCGATGGGACACCTACATCAGTTTGCCACATTGGTTGCTTGTTCTTTCTCAGGTGACCTTGGCCATGTGACATCAGTAACAAACCCCCAGGTGGAGGAAGGAGACAGACGGTTTTTGGCTAATGAGATTTTGCAAGAGGtactgctgctggcagggtggTGAGAAGTGGGCAGAGACCAACTGCAGTAAAATCATTACTCCGATGTATTCCTTGCCTTATCTCCTCTTTTGTCTGGTCTGGCTGTGAAATTGGCAAAATTAACACTTTAAGAATAGTACAGGCATGGGGCTTGTTGTGAATATTTAACATACCTCCTAAGTAACTTTATCATTAGAGTACTGCAACTACTGAATCGAACAAAGCCTTTTGTAAGTTTGGAGACACTTCATATACACACCCAGATGAGATTGAGCTACTGGATGTGATTACTTAAGagtaaacaggggaagtttagattagatataaggaagaaattctttactgtgagggtggtgaggcactggaatgggttgcccaggggagttgtgaatgctgcatccctggtggtgttcaaggccaggttggatgaagccttgggtgacatggttgagatgtccctgcccatgacatgggggttggaactagatgatcttaaggtcctttccaaccctaactattctatgattctataatatatGATCCCAGATAGATGCCTTGTACAACAACCACTGATCAGGTAGTGTGGAGAGGTAGGAGGCACAACACACCTCTTACATTGGCTGTGGTTTTGCCACTCTGGTCAGTGAACAAGAAGGGAATCAAAAGGTTTGGATGTGTTCATCAGCTCAGGTGTTTAAGTGGCAGGATCTTTTTGTGCTGCAAACAGATGAGGAACCATTAGGTCTATGCATCACACACATTCTTTAGTTTGAGTTGGGCATGGCTACCTTATTCCCGTGTGGTGTAGGCTGGAGGCACGCAATTGTTAGGCCATCCTCTGGATTTG
The sequence above is a segment of the Lathamus discolor isolate bLatDis1 chromosome 1, bLatDis1.hap1, whole genome shotgun sequence genome. Coding sequences within it:
- the LOC136015406 gene encoding wee1-like protein kinase 2 isoform X1; protein product: MDDWDNSDEFIQRLDFSSCGEESEDRSINEEDTLSSSPSRSSEFLKWQGSSPLPATPPKKLSDIFLSRTKAWMSPTVAHSPVTCKRLGDAETPLHITWKKLQLCDTPHTPKSLLSKTAFPSSGTKVPPKGFRHLRFTPGAELDDSTQASLVNLNPFTPESYRQMLFLPNAKQKTRGELRDPDPRSKTKRELPTSRYPLKESNMVSRYKKEFLELERIGVGEFGSVYKCIKRLDGCVYAIKRSKKPLAGSSDEHVALREVYAHAVLGHHPHVVRYYSAWAEDDHMIIQNEYCDGGSLQDVLLENAKLGHYFSETELKEILLQVSMGLKYIHNSGLVHLDIKPSNIFICHKLAVSSPAGQDESDSEDELSSSVVYKIGDLGHVTSVTNPQVEEGDRRFLANEILQEQYCYLPKADIFALALTVALAAGTAPLPHNGAMWHHIRRGNIPPIPQKLPQHFLELLKRMIHPDPAERPSAMALTKHPVLRPSRGKAVQLQKQLNVEKCKTAMLERELKAARLAQTLMKDQPLGSAKLQQSETSPKHNKRLVGGKSCRSFSFTLGY